In Vicia villosa cultivar HV-30 ecotype Madison, WI unplaced genomic scaffold, Vvil1.0 ctg.001678F_1_1, whole genome shotgun sequence, the DNA window cataaaagtcacaaagctcgttaaacttgcaaattttggtctttttgaagatttttttgtgctatactacataaagttcacgaagttcgttaaatttgcaaactttTATATTTTGGTAGTTTTTTGGGTGTTGTAATACATAAAATacccgaagtttgttaaacttgcagattttggtctttttgaagatttttgtgtgttatactacataaaagtgaagaagttcgttaaacttgcaaattttggtcgtttagaagatttttgtgtgctatactacataaaagtgacaagctcgttaaacttgcaaattttgggtttggggcgggtaacggggattgattgggaattcgggtttgggtttgggggaggtaaaaaccTTCCCGGACCCGCCCTATTGCCATTCCTagtttgcttgttttatttttgtattttataatgtttttatattttaatttatttttattgttatttgattttcgtatttaattttcagctttagcagtcttcacggaaacgatcataactagagttccaggagtccgattgaggcgttctaataatcgacggaaagctaagagaaagagctacaattcttatgttggagtcaaagtcagaattgGACTGTAGAAGGGCCGGAAAATTCATTGAAGTTGCAGTAcaagttttagttaagtttcaggTCAATTAGTAACGGGTCTGGGTTTTGTTTTTGATCCGGTTCGGTTGTGAAACGGGTTGTGCTATTGTCCCTTAGGTTAGGCAGCCACGAAAATACTGCTGATCATTGTCACTTTTCAGGATTTTGAAGCTTGGTACAATTTCTATGGAGAACTAACCAAATCCTGTCGAATtgctgtattcaggttccaaCCTTGAGATTATTTTAATGTTAATCTAGTATTTATTCCTTTCAATTTTGTTCTATGTTCTTGAATGCTTAATTCGAATTTCATAGAGTATTTTGATTGAATTCGATTGATTGTATGACCCTAACAAATAAACACgttaccgtttgcttaattcaataCCGTGTATGATttatcacgtttgcttaattcgtgaagCTTAACTccatttgcttaattcggatattaGGATTATACATCGTACAATAATCTTCGCGCTTGTCACTGAGTTTGTAGGCGAATAGGAATAGATTATCCGCTTAGGAGATTAATATTGCTTAatcgatgatagataggaaccgaatcagtaattcgacttttcagcttatttgataatcacgttttcaaaatcactttttttgtttaatcgaaacCAAACCACCCCCCCACCCCAAATTCGACTTACATTCGGTTAATAAGAataggaatccttgagagacgatacacgagttaccgttaccgttgtactacagttttataaaattaactcgtttttgactcgcgcgcgacagcggatcacaaGTGTTCtattttgcttctgatcagaacttctatttataggcgttgagaggaaatgacagttgggagcatttaatgcttcgcgtgaatagtacaatgatgcatttaatgtttcacacttttgtcaactacctcgagccttgcttatgctgcttttactgactttgccttttgtagattctaaagttccttttgtcagtcagagattagacgttttatcctttcatcttgtactttcttctggactcagattttgtagataacaacgtttgaatatcagagtcatcagctttggtgcagagcatcttctgtcttctgactttgaagagcttgagcgtgataccatcagaacttcagagcttgttcttctgactttcattcttctgatgctttcgagttcatgttctgattctgcatgaccatcttctgatgtcttgccaaagcatgttctgatgaagccatccagaaccttctgagtcacttgcttctgagcgctgatttgtgcatactctttatatatttcctgaaatggaaaatgcaaaggattagagtaccacattatcttatacaaaattcatacataatgttatcatcaaaacacagaatattgatcataacaattcttgttctaacacgttaaacttgctaattttggtctttttgacgatttttttgtgctatactacataaagttcacgaagttcgttaaatttgcaaactttTATATTTTGGTAGATTTTTTGGTGTTgtaatacataaaatacacgacgtttgttaaacttgcagattttggtctttttaaagatttttatgtgttatactatatgaaagtcacgaagctcgtcaaaattgcaaattttggtctttttgaagatttttgtgtgctagactatataaaattcacaaagttcgttaaatttgcaaaatttggtattttggaagttttctAGTGCTATACTTCATGAAATACATGAATTTCGTAAACATGCTTACATAGatattactacataaaagtcacaaaatttgttaaactagcaaattttggtctttttgaagatttctgtATGTTTTAccacacaaaagtcacgaagtacgtcaaacttataaaatttggtctatttgaagatttttgtgtgctatactacataaaagtcacgaaattcatcaaacttgcaaaatttggtctttttgaatattattgtgtcctatacaacataaaattcatgaagttcgttaaacttacaaatttttttttttttaagatttccgtgtgctatactacataaaagtcacgaagttcgttaaatttgcaaactttggtattttggaagatttttttcgagtgctatactacataaaatacacgagtTTTATTAAACTTTCTTACATAGATAttactacagaaaagtcacgaaatttattaaactagcaaattttggtccttttgaagatttccgtgtgtttactacataaaagtgacgaatttcgtcaaacttataaaatttggtcattttgaagatttttgtgtgcaatACTacctaaaattcacgaagttcgttaaatttgaaaactttgatattttgtaagatttttgggtgctatacgacataaaatacaagaagttcattaaatttgcatacattggtattttgaaaaattgtcgtgagctatacaacataaaagtcacgaagttcatcaaacttgtaaaatttggtctttttgaatatttttgtgtcctatacaacataaaattcatgaagttcgttaaacttacaaaatttggtctttttgaagatttccgtgtgcatactatatagaagtcacgaagttcgttaaacttgcaaaaattggtatttttgaagatttttgtgtgctaattcacgaagttcattaaatttgtaaactttggtattttgctAGATATGATGAAAGTTTCCTCTAGGCGTTATGTTAGAGAAAATAAACCTAAACAAAACTAGTTTGAAGGGAGTCAGGAATTATGCATTGTTAAAAATGCGTGCGATATTTCTACTCATAGTGTGAGATGCAttatgtaacatcccaatttatTTAAGCATGTTTATTTATCacaaaaaattatcaaaaatgaGATAGTGGATTAGTTGGAATCAAAAGTTATTAGTTAGGATGAAGCTAAATGGCACATTGGTAAATGTTATTTAGTTAGAGGTCAGTTGGGTCATTTTCCCTTAAGAACTTGTTTGGGGGAAGAACATTAAGGCCttataacaaaagaaaaatcgGAATTTTGAGGATGGGGAGAAACAAGGACACGTGAGTGGAAGGAGAAAGAGTCCATCTTGCTTGATCAAGTGGTTGCATGTGGAATTGAAGAGGGATTCAAGGTTAATCAACACCATCTTCATCAAGTTcttgcatatgtgtgaagcttTGAAAACTTTAGAGTGAAGAACCATGGTCAAGAATGAAGAGCAAAGTTATAGTCATCTCTATTATAATCATCAAGTCCGAATTTTTAATGATttcaaggtgagttccatagttagaacttgggGTAGGAATTGGGGTTTTATGAATTGCATGTTTGGGAACAAGGGTTagaatgagaaaattgttgaTGCATGTTGGTGTTGACAGGTGTGTTAATACATGTATATGCTGCTATAGAATACTGTCACATGTTAGGGTTCGGATTGAGATGGATTAGAATGTGTTACATATGATCTTATGCAGGAAGAATGTCATTTTTGGCTCTGGTTCAATGAGCAATTGATttcacaccagtgcaaatcgattgcactatGAAAAATTTACTTTCTGTGCTTTtagttcagcaagcaatcgattgcatacCAGTGCAAATcaattgcacctgacagaaagtCATCTctttactgtttcgaccataactggagttccgtaacTCGGAATTGGGCGCCCTcagaggcattggaaagctaacagaAAGGGCTATGAAATGCTTAAACTTCCACAACTTTATAATACTCTTAAGTAATAATCAAATCCGTGTGAATATCCTTTCACATCGATTACTAGAAGATAATTCTTAGATAATTGATTAGTTAACTGTTCTCAAGACCTTGGTGCCCAAGTTTTCCTCCAACTGGGTTGTAGGCATCATGGAATGGGTGGTGATGGAATGGGTTGTAGGCAtcttatagcttgtgaagctaaCCTTTTGAAACCGAATGCGAGGAGGCCTTACTACTTGGTGTAATTTGTGTACGTCGATTAACAAAATATGAATATGGTAAGGTAAACCTTAGGATACCTAGACCAAGAGATATGAATGGATGATAGGTTGCTTTTCACTTTTCCCTATCAAGCGACTACTTTGAAATCatacaatctaatggtgtagtaagtatgagacgGGGGGTTAAAGGACACACAAAAGCacagtaactgcgagtaggcacattacatatatgttggctacttcttgtgaagaaattccaaggatgcccctgtgccatATATATTGCAAGCATTCTCGGGTTTTGGTCTTGGGAATGGGCCGGCTCCGTAGTTCATgagctattcttcggggatgaaatCCCAGggatgtgtacctcaccttctccttttgttgtttccttatggGTGAATTCCTATGTGTGATTTAGACCCAGGAAATTGGACGAGTTGAATTGTTGTAGCGATTCAATGTCGGTTCCAcggttctctatagtcatatgagttacttaccatgtagattgaaaaggtatgCTTTTGGGTCTTGTTTCGGAgagcagataggcaggtaaacccagaagaccagaccttgagggtagctcccgagAGAAGGCTGACAGGTAATAACAGAAGACCTATTTTGGAGGAAGCATGTACCTAATATCCGAACATGTGATATATTCTCAGAGGATCCATTCGGGTGGTCAGTGGACACTCCATTGTGGTACTACGATTTGATAGGCTTTCCTGTATTGGACATctaggaaaccttaggatcttaGATTGATCTGTAGTTGATGCATGTACCTTGTAGAGCCAAGAGGACCCATAATAttggggaactcactgagatttagtaatctcaccccattcatcttattatttttcaggtaccgtgcaaTATCGAGTTTTtccagatgcttggatcaagagcttttgattGGATATCGTGAAGGCCGTGcctgatcttttcttccgctgtgtatcTTTATCATTATGTAGacatattcattgtatccatcttcgagatgattttgaaatgtatacatcttatgttattatttctgacttttgtatgtactcaataccagttattagtattctgctgatatgattttagacacatattggtagggtattacacaTTCCAGCGATCAAACATAGCGAGACAGACAACAGATGGGTTAGAAGCATATTCATTCCCATTTCAACGATCTTTTCTTGCAAAGTACCAATTTCCTTGATATTGAACTTGGTTAACAGTGTGATGCTTGATATTGTTGACATTGCATGAATCACCAAATCATCCATCACCATAAAGGTTATAACATCTTTCACAAAACCACTCTTGTTATtggaaaaacctttttttttcagCAACCTTCTTATTTCCAATATAATGAACTTCACTGCTCATAAAGTTTGAGCAAGAAGAATAGGCAGGAGCCATAAAAGGAGAGTGAATATTGACAGAACTAGTGCATCTAGTTGTGTTATCTTTTGTCACCTCAAACTTACACTTATTTGGACACATGAACAACTTTATTTCTTCATCTTTGTTTTCTTTGGCATGGTTACGAGTAAGGAAGCCTGAGATTTGAGTGGAAGAGCTTTGAGCTTTTGGGTTTAAGAGAACATCCTTGGTTTGAAATGGTTGCATGTAATTCTGGTCCAGATTTTCAACACTTTGATAGAGATTTCCTAAGCTACCTACCATGTTATTTGAACTTAGAAGCTTAACTACAGTACCAATAGGTAAGCATAGCAAGTTGAAGAGAAAGTCTATGACAGGTTTTGAAGCTTCATCAAAGAGAACTTTGTTATTCTTTGTGTCGATAAGAAGCTTCATGGATACTTTGGTGGAAGAAGAAGACGCCATAATATATTAAAAGGTAGTATAATAGCCTTAATATGAAAAGTTGTTCATTTATAGACAAATTATTACAAAGAGTTGAGTATGGTTGCACAAATAATTGCTTAAACAAGATAAGAGCTATCTATATATAATACTTATTGTAGAAGTAAAAACATATTCACTCAGTTGATATATGATTTGCTGCAAAAAAATAGAGGTTATGATTAATTATGCATTATTAGGGCTGAAAAATTGGTTGGTTCAGATCGGCTTCAGGTCCAAAACTTAAATTTAGTGTAAATTGCGGTCCCAACCCAATTTCAACCGataaaattttagtttttgaCAGATTCGATTAACTCAGTTTGGCGAATAAATCGGGCCGATTTAGtcggtttaatatttattaagtAAATCTATAAAAATGACTCATCTTTTATAAAAATTCACATAAatttaacttttaatatttttttaaacaatagaTCGGACGGTTCAAATTTGAGAATATCCTTATTCTCaaattttgtaataaaaaaaaaacaataaatcagTCTGTTTGAATCGATCGATTTAAATTTGAGAATATCCTTATTCTAAAATTTtgtaataagaaaaataatagatCGGTCGTTTTGAATCAGACGGTTAAAAATTTTTCCACCCTATCCATTATAAAATGGAGCTACGTGTCCTAACTCTTTCATTTTAATGCAATGTAGTACTAATGAACAAGAAATACTCCCTATGTTtctcttgattatataaaagaaataaagagTTGAAGACTACTTATACATTTAAATTATTTACTGTAAAATGTACTATCAAGTAAAAACATTTTAAAcctgtatttaattttttttatttcttatatattttatattagtgTAATgtgaaatatttgattgagaGAATGTAAGTACAAGGGGACCAATAAAATGATTGATGGTAGATTTTATATTGAAACCatgtttaattaataattattcttTCAATGtcatttgagaaagaatataaatgtACAATTTCGTTACCGGTAATTACTCTTTTTTAGTTTTCCGTTTGTGCTGCGTTTATATTATTcatgtttttgttaatttttcctaAAAAAGAGTTTTTAGTTACTTAATATCAATGTACAATTTCGTAATTACCGGTAACGAGTATTTGTAGCGATAACAAATAAATCTAATTACATTCTGTTACGCTTTCAATTTCCTATATAAGCAAGCACACACATTCTCTCTCAATCATCAAAactttctttccttttctctctgattttgttcatatttgttgcTAATTGCTATGGATATTGATCTCACTCCAAAATTGTCGAAGAAAGTGTACGGTGACAATGGTGGATCGTATTACAGTTGGTCACCATCTGAACTTCCTATGCTGCGTGAAGGTAACATTGGTGCTGCCAAGTTAGCTCTTGAGAAGAACGGTTTTGCCACTCCTCGGTACTCTGATTCTTCCAAAGTTGCATATGTTCTTCAAGGAAGTGGAGTTGCTGGAATTGTGCAACCTGAATCAGAAGAGAAGGTTCTTGCAATTAAGACTGGTGATGCTTTAGCACTTCCTTTTGGTGTTGTGACATGGTGGTTCAACAAAGAGGACACTGAGTTGGTTATTTTGTTTCTTGGAGATACTTCAAAAGCACATAAGGCTGGTGAGTTCACTGATTTTTTCCTAACTGGTCCTAACGGAATCTTTACCGGATTTTCGACTGAGTTTGTGGGAAGAGCTTGGGACTTGGACGAGACCAATGTGAAGACCCTTGTTGGGAAACAAACCGGGAAAGGGATTGTGAAGCTTGACGGAAGCATCATCCTTCCTGAGCCTAAAGATGGAGACAGGAAAGGTATGGTCTTGAATTGTCTAGAGGCACCATTGGATGTCGATGTTAAGAATGGCGGAAGGGTTGTTGTTTTGAACACCAAAAACCTTCCTTTGGTTGGTGAGGTTGGTCTAGGAGCTGACCTTGTGAGGCTTGATGGAAATGCCATGTGCTCGCCTGGATTCTCTTGCGATTCTGCTTTCCAGGTTACTTATGTTGTTAGGGGAAGCGGACGCGTTCaagttgttggtgttgatggCAAGAGGGTTTTGGAGACTACTTTGAAGGCTGGAAATTTGTTCATTGTCCCAAGGTTTTTCGTCGTCTCCAAGATTTGTGACCCCGAGGGAATGGAGTGGTTTTCTATCATCACTACTCCTAATCCCATCTTTACACACATGGCTGGAAGTTCTTCGGCGTGGAAGGCATTAT includes these proteins:
- the LOC131636257 gene encoding glutelin type-D 1-like, with protein sequence MDIDLTPKLSKKVYGDNGGSYYSWSPSELPMLREGNIGAAKLALEKNGFATPRYSDSSKVAYVLQGSGVAGIVQPESEEKVLAIKTGDALALPFGVVTWWFNKEDTELVILFLGDTSKAHKAGEFTDFFLTGPNGIFTGFSTEFVGRAWDLDETNVKTLVGKQTGKGIVKLDGSIILPEPKDGDRKGMVLNCLEAPLDVDVKNGGRVVVLNTKNLPLVGEVGLGADLVRLDGNAMCSPGFSCDSAFQVTYVVRGSGRVQVVGVDGKRVLETTLKAGNLFIVPRFFVVSKICDPEGMEWFSIITTPNPIFTHMAGSSSAWKALSSTVLQAAFNVDAETEKLFRSKRTGDAVFFPPPN